The window CGAATGCACCACCCGGCGGTCCTGCGGATCCCGCTCCCGCAGAATCAGCCCGTCCTTCTCCAGCCGGTCGATCCGCAACGTCACACCGGCCGAACTGATCAGCCCGGAATCCGCCAGCTCACCCGCCGTACGACGAAACGGCGCACCAGCCCTGCGCAACGCGGTCAGCACATCGAACCCCGCCATCGACAGGCCCTTGCGCTCCACCGGCCGCGAAATCGCCGCGCTGTACCGCAAGAACGCCCGATGCAGCCGGCCGAACACCTCCAGCGGAGCCGTGTCCAGATCCGGCCGCTCCCGCCGCCAGTCCTCGACGATCGACGCCACCGCATCCTGCCGCGTCGCGGAAGCCGTCTTCTTCGCCATCCCGGGCACCCTCCGTGCAGGAACACAATGGGTAAGAATCTTAGCCCTCAACGGCCACCCGCAGCCGCGCAGCCACCCACCCGCACCGCACCCCGCCCACCACCCACTCAGCCCTGCGAGAACCCCACTGCGCACCCCCTACGCCAT is drawn from Streptomyces sp. NBC_01717 and contains these coding sequences:
- a CDS encoding MarR family winged helix-turn-helix transcriptional regulator, producing the protein MAKKTASATRQDAVASIVEDWRRERPDLDTAPLEVFGRLHRAFLRYSAAISRPVERKGLSMAGFDVLTALRRAGAPFRRTAGELADSGLISSAGVTLRIDRLEKDGLILRERDPQDRRVVHSRLTDEGLSTIDELFSEHLENERRMLAGLTPAECRQLARLLEKLERSVLAAEDGAGEEG